The following proteins are co-located in the Tachysurus vachellii isolate PV-2020 chromosome 17, HZAU_Pvac_v1, whole genome shotgun sequence genome:
- the esrra gene encoding steroid hormone receptor ERR1, translating to MSSRERRSELHIKAEPSSPEGGGVGGRTSPGGVSSDSSQSGGGGIRGEGAVRYSSPVYSPALRCHFKEDAADGADEGSTGSSGGRCKYALSTLPKRLCLVCGDVASGYHYGVASCEACKAFFKRTIQGNIEYSCPASNVCEITKRRRKACQACRFTKCLKVGMLKEGVRLDRVRGGRQKYKRRPEVENAVYQSTPIAVKKEGERGSPSIIVSHLLVAEPEKLFAMPDPLQPDTAQRTLTTLCDLADRELVVIIGWAKHVPGFLSLSLADQMSVLQSVWLEVLVLGVAYRSLGCEDEVVFAEDFVLDEEMSRVAGLTELNAAICQLARRFRALQLEREEFVMLKAIALTNSDSVYIEDIDAVQKLRDLLHQALLELVVQQRPEDPQRAGRLLLTLPLLRQTANRALNTFYSIKTRGGVPMHKLFLEMLEAMMDSP from the exons ATGTCTTCCAGAGAGCGCCGCTCAGAGCTGCACATAAAGGCTGAGCCCAGCAGTCCGGAGGGCGGAGGTGTCGGCGGGAGGACGAGCCCCGGAGGCGTCTCTTCTGATTCCTCTCAGAGCGGTGGCGGAGGCATACGGGGGGAAGGAGCTGTGCGCTACTCCTCACCTGTATACAGCCCAGCACTTCGATGCCACTTTAAGGAAGATGCAGCCGACGGTGCAGACGAGGGCTCTACAGGCAGCAGCGGCGGGCGCTGTAAATACGCCCTGAGCACTCTTCCTAAGAGGCTTTGCCTCGTATGTGGTGACGTGGCCTCCGGCTACCACTACGGCGTGGCCTCCTGTGAAGCCTGCAAGGCGTTCTTCAAGAGAACTATCCAAG GGAACATTGAGTACAGCTGCCCAGCATCCAACGTGTGTGAGATCACCAAGAGACGCAGGAAGGCCTGCCAGGCATGTCGCTTCACAAAGTGCCTGAAAGTGGGCATGCTCAAAGAGG gagttcGTCTGGACCGGGTGAGAGGAGGAAGGCAGAAGTACAAGAGGCGGCCAGAAGTGGAGAACGCCGTGTACCAGAGCACACCAATAGCTGTAAAGAAAGAAGGGGAAAGAG GCTCCCCCAGCATCATCGTGTCACATCTGCTGGTAGCCGAGCCTGAGAAGCTGTTCGCAATGCCGGATCCATTGCAGCCCGACACGGCTCAGCGCACCCTTACCACACTTTGTGACCTCGCTGACCGCGAGCTCGTCGTCATCATTGGCTGGGCCAAACATGTCCCAG gatttctctctctctccctggctGACCAGATGTCTGTACTGCAGTCTGTATGGTTGGAGGTGCTGGTACTAGGAGTGGCGTATCGCTCTCTGGGCTGTGAGGACGAGGTGGTGTTCGCTGAAGACTTCGTGCTGGACGAGGAGATGTCACGTGTGGCCGGCTTGACGGAGCTCAATGCAGCCATCTGCCAGCTGGCACGTCGTTTTAGGGCCCTGCAGCTGGAGCGTGAGGAGTTTGTCATGCTAAAGGCTATCGCTCTCACTAACTCAG ACTCGGTCTACATAGAGGACATTGATGCTGTACAGAAGCTGAGGGATCTCCTGCATCAGGCTCTGTTAGAGCTGGTGGTGCAGCAGCGTCCGGAAGACCCGCAGCGCGCCGGCCGTCTTCTCCTCACGCTGCCCCTCCTCCGGCAAACCGCCAACCGTGCACTCAACACTTTCTACAGTATCAAGACCCGTGGAGGTGTGCCCATGCATAAACTCTTCCTGGAGATGCTAGAAGCCATGATGGACTCCCCTTAG